A portion of the Stigmatella aurantiaca DW4/3-1 genome contains these proteins:
- a CDS encoding DUF4280 domain-containing protein — MGVQVVTGAMLQCSFGAAPSSLVVLPANKVMATTPAANIMDNKPMANILPFGMCMSMANPTVAAATAAALGVLTPMPCVPATAAPWVPGCPKVLIGNMPAVDSNCKLMCNWGGVIQVVSPGQVTVQDG, encoded by the coding sequence ATGGGAGTCCAGGTCGTTACAGGCGCGATGTTGCAGTGCAGCTTCGGCGCGGCCCCATCCTCATTGGTGGTGCTGCCCGCCAACAAGGTGATGGCCACGACGCCAGCGGCCAACATCATGGACAACAAGCCGATGGCGAACATCCTGCCGTTCGGCATGTGCATGTCGATGGCCAACCCCACCGTGGCCGCGGCCACGGCGGCGGCCCTGGGGGTGCTGACGCCCATGCCGTGCGTGCCCGCGACGGCGGCCCCCTGGGTTCCAGGGTGTCCCAAGGTGCTGATCGGCAACATGCCGGCCGTGGACAGCAACTGCAAGCTGATGTGCAACTGGGGAGGGGTCATCCAAGTCGTCTCCCCCGGACAGGTGACGGTGCAAGATGGGTGA
- a CDS encoding AMP-binding protein, which translates to MAFDVKRILEQLETGAPAETEVPVWQQESWADPEGFVSALAVAHAGKGAPLKSRTGQHYDFFHDLVVRHGNTDRAALRVYDRRSGWQVLTYRQLHEQSARRATEWARQGVKAGAKVCLVYSVGNELLVSLAAALGLGACISFLPAQGKRFLARRLAALEPDHIATEPHQALLLEGFEKQLLQSRGQAAPAFTSHTYKPAEPVGLLFSPLVEPPGVPVPLLAEDAWRGAMVDGLLTLGLGAGEHLAAPGYHPLQHLPAFLFTVLLRGATYLHLELADIEVNPSLLTEHPIRALGVTPALRDVMLRARTPLKNVSHWFRNPEEPLDWQSWRAWVKQCGLSEVPSANVLVDPSAGGAVLVSSRRVRDVHTETPPAPGRRWALHDVNMSGQQAPGDLGVFTLLPNEERPPPYVVLTRSYGVYHYGGPRSARREGRVYLAAEVAEAVQSLPFVRGATVVTAPTGGVAGHYRYVLLVFTGSQAEQRGPWAQEIRRLLELQLGAEHLPDRMEFMPLYARQVEGRVDEAWCHAQFMTGALHRKSLDPLFQALTKLRGRLLEKEERGV; encoded by the coding sequence ATGGCCTTCGATGTGAAGAGGATCCTCGAGCAACTGGAGACCGGCGCGCCTGCCGAAACGGAAGTGCCGGTCTGGCAGCAGGAGAGTTGGGCAGATCCGGAAGGATTCGTTTCGGCCTTGGCGGTGGCCCATGCCGGCAAGGGCGCGCCGCTCAAGAGCCGGACGGGCCAGCACTACGACTTCTTTCATGATCTTGTGGTCCGCCATGGCAACACGGACCGCGCTGCGCTGAGGGTTTACGATCGCAGGAGTGGCTGGCAGGTGCTAACCTACCGGCAGCTCCATGAGCAATCGGCCCGGCGGGCCACGGAATGGGCCCGGCAAGGCGTCAAGGCGGGGGCAAAGGTCTGTCTGGTCTACTCGGTGGGAAACGAACTGCTGGTGTCGCTCGCCGCGGCCTTGGGATTGGGCGCCTGCATCAGCTTTCTGCCCGCGCAGGGCAAGCGCTTCCTCGCGCGCCGGTTGGCCGCGCTCGAGCCGGACCACATCGCCACGGAGCCTCATCAAGCCTTGTTGCTGGAGGGCTTCGAGAAGCAGCTGCTCCAGAGCCGGGGCCAGGCTGCCCCCGCGTTCACCTCGCACACCTACAAGCCCGCCGAGCCGGTGGGACTGCTGTTCTCTCCCTTGGTGGAGCCGCCGGGCGTGCCGGTGCCGCTCCTCGCGGAGGATGCCTGGCGCGGCGCGATGGTGGATGGCTTGCTCACCCTGGGGCTGGGGGCGGGAGAGCATCTGGCGGCTCCCGGCTATCACCCGCTGCAACACCTGCCTGCCTTTCTGTTCACGGTGTTGCTGCGCGGGGCCACCTATCTCCACTTGGAATTGGCCGATATCGAGGTCAATCCCTCGCTGCTCACGGAGCATCCCATTCGTGCCCTCGGAGTGACGCCCGCCCTGAGGGACGTGATGCTGCGGGCCCGGACACCGCTCAAGAATGTGTCCCATTGGTTCCGCAACCCCGAGGAGCCTCTCGACTGGCAATCCTGGCGTGCCTGGGTCAAGCAATGTGGCCTGTCAGAGGTTCCCTCCGCCAACGTGCTCGTGGATCCCTCGGCAGGGGGCGCTGTGCTCGTCTCATCCCGGCGGGTGCGGGATGTGCATACCGAGACCCCTCCGGCCCCGGGGCGACGCTGGGCGCTGCACGACGTCAACATGAGCGGCCAGCAAGCCCCTGGAGACCTGGGGGTGTTCACCCTGTTGCCGAACGAAGAGCGTCCGCCACCCTACGTGGTGCTCACCCGCTCCTATGGTGTGTATCACTACGGGGGACCGCGCTCGGCAAGGCGGGAGGGCCGCGTTTACCTGGCAGCCGAGGTGGCGGAGGCCGTGCAAAGCTTGCCTTTCGTCCGGGGCGCCACCGTGGTGACGGCCCCTACAGGCGGCGTCGCGGGCCATTACCGTTATGTGTTGCTTGTTTTCACGGGCTCACAAGCAGAACAGAGAGGTCCCTGGGCACAGGAGATTCGCCGTCTCCTGGAACTCCAGCTTGGCGCCGAGCATCTTCCGGACCGGATGGAGTTCATGCCCCTCTATGCTCGCCAGGTGGAGGGACGGGTAGACGAGGCCTGGTGCCACGCGCAATTCATGACGGGCGCGCTTCACCGGAAGAGCTTGGATCCGCTTTTCCAGGCGCTGACCAAGCTCAGGGGGCGACTGCTGGAAAAAGAGGAGCGGGGTGTGTGA
- a CDS encoding type VI secretion system protein IglI family protein yields MGEPAKVAAAPLDRGLLNTALEAEAPDLESSDERLEKVNGLVSRSDYAGAARAAEALLREGLYDVRLVGPYLLGLFIEGGIQALPVMFHSLSSTLLRNWQFFGPSERRDMFADGSLRWLLKVLNKHIEHHERIKDETWQRWIAPANREPLEQALALSEEIFSSFGQAMPRNGCEAPFRRLTQWMEGHLMSLPSAAPPPEPAAESEPAEVSQREAVAEREAPRAPVREAGPTVPVSPALAELMRKLAAFDTLVRRQDFQRASVVAADVLAVMERFDPRVYLPSLFSRFFAGLSTHAEQVESLLQGTESLSFRALDQLYRVDLETFLASGEGSSEAEE; encoded by the coding sequence ATGGGTGAGCCCGCCAAGGTGGCCGCCGCCCCCCTCGACCGGGGGCTCCTGAACACGGCGCTGGAGGCCGAGGCTCCTGACCTGGAGAGCTCGGATGAGCGGCTGGAGAAGGTCAACGGCCTCGTCTCCCGGAGCGATTATGCCGGTGCGGCCCGGGCCGCGGAGGCGCTGCTGCGCGAGGGCCTCTACGATGTGAGGCTGGTGGGCCCCTACCTGCTGGGCCTTTTCATCGAGGGCGGGATCCAGGCGCTGCCGGTGATGTTTCACTCGCTCTCCAGCACCCTGCTGCGCAACTGGCAGTTCTTCGGGCCCAGTGAGCGCCGGGACATGTTCGCCGACGGGAGCCTGCGTTGGCTGCTCAAGGTGCTCAACAAGCACATCGAGCACCACGAGCGGATCAAAGATGAGACCTGGCAGCGCTGGATCGCTCCGGCCAACCGTGAGCCCCTGGAGCAGGCGCTCGCGCTCAGCGAGGAGATCTTCTCCTCGTTCGGCCAGGCGATGCCGCGGAACGGTTGCGAAGCGCCCTTCCGCCGCCTGACCCAGTGGATGGAGGGACACCTGATGTCCCTGCCCTCCGCGGCGCCTCCCCCCGAGCCCGCGGCCGAGTCCGAACCGGCCGAGGTGTCCCAGCGGGAAGCCGTTGCCGAGCGGGAAGCCCCGCGGGCCCCGGTCCGGGAGGCGGGCCCCACGGTGCCTGTTTCGCCCGCGCTGGCGGAACTGATGCGCAAGCTGGCTGCGTTCGACACGCTCGTGCGGCGTCAGGACTTCCAGCGAGCCAGTGTGGTGGCGGCGGACGTGCTGGCGGTGATGGAGCGTTTTGATCCACGTGTTTATCTGCCTTCATTGTTCTCCCGGTTTTTCGCGGGGCTGAGCACGCACGCGGAGCAAGTGGAGTCGCTGCTGCAAGGCACCGAGTCCCTGTCCTTCCGCGCGCTCGATCAGCTCTACCGGGTGGATCTGGAGACCTTCCTGGCGTCTGGAGAGGGCTCTTCCGAGGCGGAGGAGTAG
- a CDS encoding choice-of-anchor D domain-containing protein, whose amino-acid sequence MAHPRIQVPAESRTLNFGKRKMGASKSLPVTVTNVGAAPLEVKATNGPEGYHFEPPSTFTVLQGETEELTVRFEPDEVGNFDGDFILTTNDPSQPSVTITLAGQGVASAIEVDQEPIDFGEYVTGASVGKSAEITVTNVGDSTIVVTPSLIGDGAESYDVSPDTQSLLVGESKKFTVLFAPLVDELAEAELRLSDEEQGNPAAVVALTGRGISPVLEVVSELAFGEYPVGGSKELQLSVTNGGTGTMVVNVGTPTGGDASAFTVTTAQLSVGAGQSKTFAVRFTPSGGGARNATLPLTIEGLTVVTNVALKGTAISPTLQVASELVFGESPVGGSKEMQLSVTNGGTGTMVVNRGTLGGGGASNYTVTPPQLSVGAGLSGTFTVRFTPSGSGARNATLPLTIEGLTAVTNVALKGTAISPTLQVASELVFGESPVGGGGKEMQLSVTNRGTGTMVVNRGALGGGEASDYTVTPPQLSVGAGLSGTFTVRFTPSGSGSRNATLPLTIEGLTAVTNVALKGTAISPTLQVASELVFGEYPVQGSKEMQLSVTNGGTGTMVVNRGTLGGGGASDYTVTPPQLSVGAGLSGTFTVRFTPSGSGSRSATLPLTIEGLTAVTNVALKGTAISPTLQVVSELVFGEYPVGGSKELQLSVTNGGTGTMVVNVGTPTGGDASAFTVTTAQLSVGAGQSKTFAVRFTPSGGGARNATLPLTIEGLTAVTNVALKGTAISPTLQVVSELVFGESPVGGSKEMQLSVTNGGTGTMVVNRGTLGGGGASNYTVTPPQLSVGAGLSGTFTVRFTPSGSGARDATLPLTIEGLTAVTNVDLKGTAISLVLQVASELVFGEYPVGGSKELQLSVTNGGTGTMVVNRGTLGGGGASAYTVTPPQLSVGAGLSGTFTVRFTPSGSGARDATLPLTIEGLPTVTNVDLKGTAISPALQVASELVFGEYPVGGSKELQLSVTNGGTGTMVVNRGTLGGGGASAYTVTPPQLSVGAGLSGTFTVRFTPSGSGARNATLPLTIEGLTAVTNIALKGTAISPALQVASELVFGEYPVGGSKELQLSVTNGGTGTMVVNRGTLGGGEASDYTVTPPQLFVGAGLSGTFTVRFTPSGSGARDATLPLTIEGLPAVTNVALKGTAISPALQVASELVFGEYPVGGGGKELQLSVTNGGTGTMVVNRGTLGGGGASAYTVTPPQLSVGAGLSGTFTVRFTPNGNNAFNATLPLTIEGLAAVTNVALTGTGISPRIQVSGTLPFGEYPEGASKELPLSVTNTGTGTLVVEQGTLVGSGASAYTVTPAKLNVGTGLSGAFTVRFTPSSTGSANATLNLTTNDTTKPTQAVQLTGTGVHPVLSVDPVLDFDYVLIGSTTKKVLTVTNTGSGTLSVTAGTLTGVGFSFFLLNKTSLSVGAGKSESFEVTFNPTTAVEADVELPLTTNAPDSANHVVRLKGIAATPSISLCVDPKNDSCSNDVDFGSVRLGGSKKIVVRIKNNGHVPLGIISRSVGAPFSTSGLEPMVIEAGGSFDFQVVFTPLATDEGIRTGTLQIVSTAVSSPTGLSLRGIGVVPHLALSTSTLSFGDVKVGSPSVLPLTISSDSTAEVNVTGVTTQGPFTISHSAVAPCTLPGKVVSGSPCALLVEFRPSQEGATQVDDHVTFNTDVGPLKVSVSGIGTVARMKLSDTLIDFKTQRVEHPSSPRLLVVQNLGRAQLEITQILPADSAFALTDPLPPSEGNPITVIPGGQKVLSLKFTPTRLGDVEGKLFIVSNSVQDPQAPIVLPILKGSGIDGELTPTPRTVLFGPVDVGSSQQRSVSVVNTGAYQLQINTVGLPTNNAFTVSTLCAGRVLQPGQDCTFNVTFTPLVRGYVPASVQITSDSVRSPQLGLDLNGTGVAAAIELLPEELVFGESNVGGGPVPQDMSIKNVGENPLAVSNIAFADAETPGASQDFSLDGSVKLPLIVASGESTLVRINFKPRVVGLREARAIVFANAKGADGNNVEAKLHGEGTSPRLLLSAPSVNCGSVLVNNPSPAQSLSISNTGDGPLILSSMELSGSDKDAFVVTKPALPITLAPESNTEILISVRPNAERQFSAQLLISSNDLGVPSVTVPLSGAGIRQEITLSEASLEFGRQFLYSGSAPRAVTVTNSSSSPVTLSGLSVEGEGAAQFSFAQKLTLPYVLQPKSASRAAEQSSNKVDLGMIFTPVTEAEVNSKLKITFSDPPLQLEVSLHGQGIASVLSVKAAALDFGATRIGSTGLEQLLTIANLSSEGIVLAEPEVLYKSGEPFIYDAAGLKGRSIPPGASIIVPVGYQPQVETLSETTLAFGTLVPNKPRAAEVRLTGRATERLLGVDPGSLDFGWVDVNVPMEPKEVTIVNHSSQQQRVLVKLTAAGETSFTVDAKELEKPLPAGGSVTFKIAFTPRKAGEAQNELEVWLQGESRAEAVIALAGRGRTLMGEGGGCYSSGSSAGGAGLLALMTLMGLGWRRRRQG is encoded by the coding sequence GTGGCACATCCCAGGATTCAAGTTCCGGCGGAATCCCGGACTTTGAATTTTGGCAAGCGGAAGATGGGGGCCTCCAAGTCCCTGCCAGTGACGGTAACCAATGTGGGGGCGGCTCCTCTTGAGGTCAAAGCCACGAATGGTCCGGAGGGCTATCACTTCGAGCCCCCTAGCACATTCACCGTTCTCCAGGGGGAGACGGAGGAATTGACGGTGAGATTTGAACCCGATGAGGTGGGAAACTTCGACGGTGATTTCATCCTCACCACCAACGATCCAAGCCAGCCCAGCGTGACCATCACCCTTGCAGGACAAGGCGTGGCATCCGCCATCGAAGTCGACCAAGAACCCATCGACTTCGGTGAGTATGTGACGGGTGCGAGCGTCGGCAAGTCTGCAGAGATCACCGTGACCAACGTGGGGGATAGCACGATTGTAGTCACTCCTTCCTTAATAGGGGACGGGGCTGAATCCTATGACGTCTCTCCTGACACCCAGTCACTCCTGGTGGGAGAGAGCAAGAAGTTTACGGTGCTGTTTGCTCCCCTGGTCGATGAATTGGCCGAGGCCGAACTCAGACTCTCTGATGAGGAGCAAGGCAATCCGGCTGCTGTCGTCGCGTTGACGGGTCGGGGGATCTCACCGGTGCTGGAGGTAGTGTCAGAGTTGGCCTTTGGGGAGTACCCGGTGGGAGGCAGCAAGGAGTTGCAGTTGAGCGTGACCAACGGGGGAACGGGGACGATGGTGGTGAACGTGGGGACGCCAACGGGAGGGGACGCCAGTGCGTTCACGGTGACGACGGCCCAACTGAGCGTGGGCGCTGGGCAAAGCAAGACGTTTGCGGTGAGGTTCACGCCCAGCGGGGGCGGAGCCCGCAATGCAACGTTGCCGCTGACCATCGAAGGTCTGACTGTGGTCACGAACGTCGCATTGAAGGGGACAGCCATCTCGCCGACGCTGCAGGTGGCGTCGGAGTTGGTCTTTGGAGAGTCCCCGGTGGGAGGCAGCAAGGAGATGCAGTTGAGCGTGACCAACGGGGGAACGGGGACGATGGTGGTGAACCGGGGGACGCTGGGGGGAGGAGGGGCCTCGAACTACACGGTGACGCCGCCCCAACTCTCCGTGGGTGCCGGGCTGAGCGGGACGTTCACGGTGAGGTTCACGCCCAGCGGGAGTGGAGCCCGCAATGCAACGTTGCCGCTGACCATCGAAGGTCTGACTGCGGTCACGAACGTCGCATTGAAGGGGACGGCCATCTCGCCGACGCTGCAGGTGGCGTCAGAGTTGGTCTTTGGAGAGTCCCCGGTGGGAGGTGGCGGTAAGGAGATGCAGTTGAGCGTGACCAACAGGGGAACGGGGACGATGGTGGTGAACCGGGGGGCGTTGGGGGGAGGAGAGGCCTCGGACTACACGGTGACGCCGCCCCAACTCTCCGTGGGAGCTGGGCTCAGCGGGACGTTTACGGTGAGGTTCACGCCCAGCGGGAGTGGATCCCGCAATGCAACGTTGCCGCTGACCATCGAAGGTCTGACTGCGGTCACGAACGTCGCATTGAAGGGGACAGCCATCTCGCCGACGCTGCAGGTGGCGTCAGAGTTGGTCTTTGGGGAGTACCCGGTGCAAGGCAGCAAGGAGATGCAGTTGAGCGTGACCAACGGGGGAACGGGGACGATGGTGGTGAACCGGGGGACGCTGGGGGGAGGAGGGGCCTCGGACTACACGGTGACGCCGCCCCAGCTCTCCGTGGGGGCCGGGCTGAGCGGGACGTTCACGGTGAGGTTCACGCCCAGCGGGAGTGGATCCCGCAGTGCAACGTTGCCGCTGACCATCGAGGGCCTGACTGCGGTCACGAACGTCGCATTGAAGGGGACGGCCATCTCGCCGACGCTGCAGGTGGTGTCAGAGTTGGTCTTTGGGGAGTACCCGGTGGGAGGCAGCAAGGAGTTGCAGTTGAGCGTGACCAACGGGGGAACGGGGACGATGGTGGTGAACGTGGGGACGCCAACGGGAGGGGACGCCAGTGCGTTCACGGTGACGACGGCCCAACTGAGCGTGGGCGCTGGGCAAAGCAAGACGTTTGCGGTGAGGTTCACGCCCAGCGGGGGCGGAGCCCGCAATGCAACGTTGCCGCTGACCATCGAAGGTCTGACTGCGGTCACGAACGTCGCATTGAAGGGGACAGCCATCTCGCCGACGCTGCAGGTGGTGTCGGAGTTGGTCTTTGGAGAGTCCCCGGTGGGAGGCAGCAAGGAGATGCAGTTGAGCGTGACCAACGGGGGAACGGGGACGATGGTGGTGAACCGGGGGACGCTGGGGGGGGGAGGGGCCTCGAACTACACGGTGACGCCGCCCCAGCTCTCCGTGGGGGCCGGGCTGAGCGGGACGTTCACGGTGAGGTTCACGCCCAGTGGGAGCGGAGCCCGCGATGCAACGTTGCCGCTGACCATCGAGGGCCTGACTGCGGTCACGAATGTTGATTTGAAGGGGACGGCCATCTCGCTGGTGCTGCAGGTGGCGTCAGAGTTGGTCTTTGGGGAGTACCCGGTGGGAGGTAGCAAGGAGTTGCAGTTGAGCGTGACCAACGGGGGAACGGGAACGATGGTGGTGAACCGGGGGACGCTGGGGGGAGGAGGGGCCTCGGCGTACACGGTGACGCCGCCCCAGCTCTCCGTGGGTGCCGGGCTGAGCGGGACGTTCACGGTGAGGTTCACGCCCAGCGGGAGTGGAGCCCGCGATGCAACCTTGCCGCTGACCATCGAGGGTCTGCCCACGGTCACGAACGTTGATTTGAAGGGGACAGCCATCTCACCGGCGCTGCAGGTGGCGTCAGAGTTGGTCTTTGGGGAGTACCCGGTGGGAGGTAGCAAGGAGTTGCAGTTGAGCGTGACCAACGGGGGAACGGGAACGATGGTGGTGAACCGGGGGACGCTGGGGGGAGGAGGGGCCTCGGCGTACACGGTGACGCCGCCCCAGCTCTCCGTGGGTGCCGGGCTGAGCGGGACGTTCACGGTGAGGTTCACGCCCAGCGGGAGCGGAGCCCGCAATGCAACGTTGCCGCTGACCATCGAAGGTCTGACTGCGGTCACGAACATCGCATTGAAGGGGACAGCCATCTCACCGGCGCTGCAGGTGGCGTCAGAGTTGGTCTTTGGAGAGTACCCGGTGGGGGGTAGCAAGGAGTTGCAGTTGAGCGTGACCAACGGGGGAACGGGGACGATGGTGGTGAACCGGGGGACGCTGGGGGGAGGAGAGGCCTCGGACTACACGGTGACGCCGCCCCAGCTCTTCGTGGGTGCCGGGCTGAGCGGGACATTCACGGTGAGGTTCACGCCCAGCGGGAGTGGAGCCCGCGATGCAACCTTGCCGCTGACCATCGAGGGCCTGCCTGCGGTCACGAACGTCGCATTGAAGGGGACAGCCATCTCACCGGCGCTGCAGGTGGCGTCAGAGTTGGTCTTTGGGGAGTACCCGGTGGGAGGTGGTGGTAAGGAGTTGCAGTTGAGCGTGACCAACGGGGGAACGGGGACGATGGTGGTGAACCGGGGGACGCTGGGGGGAGGAGGGGCCTCGGCGTACACGGTGACGCCGCCCCAACTCTCCGTGGGTGCCGGGCTGAGCGGGACGTTCACGGTGAGATTCACGCCCAACGGGAACAACGCCTTCAATGCAACCTTGCCGCTGACCATCGAGGGCCTGGCTGCGGTCACAAACGTTGCTCTGACGGGGACGGGAATCTCCCCCAGAATACAGGTGAGTGGGACGTTGCCGTTTGGCGAGTACCCGGAGGGAGCGAGCAAGGAGTTGCCGTTGAGCGTGACCAACACTGGGACGGGAACGTTGGTGGTGGAGCAGGGGACGCTGGTGGGGAGTGGGGCCTCGGCGTATACGGTGACGCCGGCCAAGTTGAACGTGGGGACTGGGCTCAGCGGTGCCTTCACGGTGAGGTTTACACCCAGCTCGACCGGGTCAGCCAACGCCACGTTGAATCTCACCACAAACGACACAACCAAACCGACGCAGGCTGTTCAACTCACGGGCACGGGAGTTCACCCGGTCCTCTCCGTGGATCCTGTTCTCGACTTTGACTATGTTTTGATCGGGAGTACCACCAAGAAGGTACTCACTGTCACCAATACCGGGTCTGGCACGCTCTCCGTGACCGCGGGAACATTGACCGGTGTCGGGTTTAGCTTTTTCCTCTTGAATAAAACCTCCCTCTCGGTAGGCGCGGGGAAAAGTGAGTCTTTTGAGGTAACTTTCAATCCGACCACCGCTGTGGAAGCCGATGTGGAGTTGCCTCTGACGACCAACGCGCCAGATTCGGCGAATCACGTTGTCCGGCTCAAAGGAATTGCAGCGACGCCGAGTATCAGCCTGTGCGTGGACCCGAAAAACGATTCGTGCTCGAATGACGTGGATTTCGGAAGTGTGCGCTTGGGAGGGAGTAAGAAGATCGTTGTCAGGATCAAGAACAACGGTCATGTTCCGCTCGGAATCATCTCCCGTTCCGTGGGTGCGCCATTTTCAACCAGCGGGCTGGAGCCCATGGTCATTGAGGCCGGAGGGAGCTTTGACTTCCAGGTGGTGTTCACGCCATTGGCAACGGACGAGGGCATCCGTACGGGCACCCTGCAAATTGTATCGACCGCTGTGTCCAGTCCGACAGGATTGAGCCTGAGAGGAATTGGGGTAGTGCCTCACCTGGCGCTCTCTACATCCACGCTCTCGTTTGGAGACGTGAAGGTGGGCTCGCCGAGTGTGCTCCCTCTGACCATCAGCAGTGACAGCACCGCGGAAGTGAATGTGACGGGGGTGACCACTCAAGGGCCATTCACGATCTCTCACAGCGCCGTCGCCCCTTGCACGCTCCCGGGAAAGGTCGTCTCAGGCTCGCCTTGTGCGCTTCTGGTGGAGTTCAGACCCTCTCAGGAGGGGGCCACCCAAGTTGACGATCATGTGACCTTCAACACGGACGTAGGCCCCCTCAAGGTCTCCGTTTCAGGCATTGGCACCGTTGCGAGGATGAAACTGTCCGATACGCTGATTGATTTCAAGACACAGCGTGTGGAGCACCCGAGCAGCCCCCGCCTGCTGGTGGTTCAGAATCTGGGGAGGGCCCAACTGGAAATCACTCAGATCCTCCCAGCGGATTCCGCGTTTGCCCTCACGGATCCTCTCCCTCCCAGCGAAGGCAATCCGATCACCGTCATTCCGGGAGGCCAGAAGGTCCTGTCGCTGAAGTTCACGCCCACCCGGTTGGGAGATGTGGAGGGAAAGCTCTTCATTGTCAGCAACTCCGTTCAAGACCCTCAAGCTCCCATTGTTCTTCCGATTTTGAAGGGATCGGGTATCGATGGGGAACTCACGCCCACCCCCAGGACGGTTCTGTTTGGCCCGGTGGATGTGGGCTCCAGCCAGCAGCGGAGTGTGAGCGTTGTGAACACGGGTGCATATCAGTTGCAGATCAATACAGTGGGCCTCCCGACCAACAATGCATTCACTGTCTCGACGCTGTGCGCGGGGAGGGTGTTGCAACCAGGGCAAGACTGCACCTTCAATGTGACCTTCACCCCCTTGGTCCGTGGGTATGTCCCTGCGTCTGTCCAGATCACCAGCGATTCCGTGCGCAGTCCTCAACTGGGCTTGGATCTGAATGGCACCGGAGTCGCTGCTGCGATCGAACTGCTGCCGGAAGAACTCGTGTTCGGAGAGTCCAACGTGGGAGGAGGGCCTGTACCGCAGGATATGTCGATCAAGAACGTGGGGGAAAACCCCCTGGCGGTTTCGAATATTGCCTTCGCGGATGCGGAGACGCCGGGGGCATCCCAGGACTTCAGCCTGGATGGGTCCGTGAAACTGCCGTTGATCGTGGCTTCTGGTGAGAGCACCTTGGTCCGGATCAATTTCAAGCCACGGGTGGTCGGCCTGCGCGAGGCCCGGGCCATTGTCTTTGCAAATGCCAAGGGAGCGGATGGCAACAATGTCGAGGCGAAACTGCATGGGGAGGGAACCTCGCCACGGCTGCTGCTATCAGCGCCCAGCGTGAACTGCGGGAGCGTGCTGGTGAACAATCCCTCGCCGGCACAGTCCCTCTCGATTTCCAATACAGGAGATGGCCCACTGATCCTGAGCAGCATGGAATTGAGCGGGTCAGATAAGGATGCGTTCGTCGTGACGAAGCCTGCGCTTCCCATCACGCTTGCTCCGGAGAGCAATACGGAAATCCTGATATCCGTCAGGCCGAATGCCGAACGGCAGTTTTCGGCCCAGTTGTTGATCTCGTCCAACGATCTGGGTGTGCCCAGTGTGACAGTGCCCTTGTCTGGAGCGGGGATCCGGCAGGAGATCACGCTCTCGGAGGCGTCCCTGGAGTTCGGCCGGCAGTTTCTCTACAGTGGTTCGGCTCCCCGCGCGGTCACGGTCACCAACAGCAGTTCTTCGCCTGTGACGCTCTCGGGCTTGTCCGTGGAAGGCGAGGGGGCTGCTCAGTTCTCGTTCGCCCAGAAGCTGACCCTGCCCTATGTCTTGCAGCCCAAGAGCGCGAGCCGTGCGGCGGAGCAGTCGTCCAACAAGGTGGATCTGGGGATGATATTCACCCCGGTGACCGAGGCCGAGGTCAACAGCAAGCTGAAGATCACTTTCAGCGATCCCCCCCTCCAATTGGAGGTGTCGCTCCATGGCCAGGGGATTGCTTCAGTGCTTTCCGTCAAGGCGGCGGCGCTGGATTTCGGAGCGACGCGTATCGGAAGTACAGGGCTCGAGCAATTGCTGACCATTGCGAACCTGAGCAGCGAGGGGATTGTCCTCGCTGAACCGGAGGTACTCTATAAGTCGGGCGAGCCGTTTATCTATGATGCGGCTGGCCTGAAGGGCCGCTCGATTCCTCCGGGCGCGTCGATCATCGTTCCGGTGGGTTACCAGCCCCAGGTGGAGACCCTGTCCGAGACGACCTTGGCCTTTGGAACCCTCGTTCCGAACAAGCCTCGTGCGGCCGAGGTCCGTCTGACGGGCCGCGCAACCGAGCGTCTGTTGGGCGTCGACCCTGGCAGTCTGGATTTCGGCTGGGTGGACGTGAACGTGCCGATGGAGCCCAAGGAGGTCACCATCGTCAATCATTCGTCCCAGCAGCAGCGAGTGCTGGTGAAGCTCACGGCTGCTGGAGAGACCAGCTTCACGGTGGATGCAAAGGAACTGGAGAAGCCTCTCCCGGCGGGAGGGAGTGTGACATTCAAGATCGCCTTCACTCCCCGCAAGGCGGGTGAAGCCCAGAACGAATTGGAAGTATGGCTGCAAGGGGAGTCGCGTGCCGAGGCGGTGATTGCGCTGGCCGGCCGCGGCCGCACTTTGATGGGCGAGGGCGGCGGGTGTTACTCCAGCGGCTCCAGCGCGGGAGGCGCGGGCCTGCTGGCGCTGATGACGCTGATGGGCCTCGGCTGGAGACGGAGAAGGCAGGGATAG